The Cucurbita pepo subsp. pepo cultivar mu-cu-16 chromosome LG05, ASM280686v2, whole genome shotgun sequence nucleotide sequence TGCCTACGTCGTTGCCTGAAGTATACAGAACGCCAACGCCACATATTCAGCTGCATCGGCCTAATGCTGCAGCGACATCGGGTCATCGACCCTCAGATTTCACGAGCTGAGAGAACACCCTACTCATGGAAACTCCAGAAAGATCATCCACGCCCGGAACGTTGAACTGTGTAGCAGAAGCACCTGTTTCGATATCATTGAAGTTGTTAATTTGAGGAGAGAGCTCGCCGATCATATTAGTACTGTTATCTTCTGGATCGACTTCGATAATGGCTTCTTGTAGCTGAAGAGCATACTCCAAGTTCCACAAGACGTCTCCCATGGATGGCCGGTCGACTCCATAGTCAGCCAAGCATTTTTCAGCAGTTTCACCAAACTTCCTAAGAGAAGTTGCTCTAATTTTACCTACAAGAGTAGAAtcaatgatttgatccaactGCCCTTTCTTCTGCCATTTCATTGCCCATTCAGCTAAGTTTACCATTTCTCTAGGAAGGGTTGGATCTATGACAGGTCTTgcacaaagaacttcaaacaaaacaactcCAAATGAATAAACATCTGATTTCTCTGTCAGTTGTTGCCTCCTGAAATATTCAGGATCAAGGTACCCAAAACTCCCTTTCACAGCAGTACTGACATGGGTTTGGTCTAGATCAGGACCCGTCTTCGAAAGCCCAAAGTCTGCAACCTTCGCCATGAGGTTTTCGTCGAGTAAAATATTAGCGGACTTCACGTCACGATGAATAACCGGTTTGGCATAGCCAGTATGGAGGTAATGAAGTCCTCTAGCGGCTCCAATGCAGACCTCAAGTCTCTCTTTCCAGCTCAAACTAGGAAAATCAGAACCATATAGATGACTCTTCAGGGTGCCTTGTTCCATGTACTCATAAATCAGTATCATCTCATTCCTCTCATCACAGTAACCAATCAATGAAACGAGATGACGATGACGAAACTGTGACAGCATCTCGATTTCAGTTTGAAACTCGGCCAATCCTTGTTGGGAACGCGGATTACCCCTCTTTGCAGCAATTTTGGTGCCATCATTCAAAACTCCCTTGTATACTTTCCCGAACCCGCCAATACCAATAACCCAGCTCTCATCGAAGTTATTTGTAGCCTCTTGAACTGTTGCAAAAGGTATTCGATACCCGTAGTTGGAAGCAGCACTTGTGATCGTGCCATTAGAGTATTTACTTCCCATAGTGTGTGACATTCCTCCAGCTGTGGATATCGAAATCCATGATTTCGTCGGGGCCTGATGcattccctttctttttcgcCTGCACAGCACGAAAAGAACGCCAACCAATATAGCTGCAACAAATGCCCCAATAACCACACCGATAATGACGCCAACATGCTTATTTGAAGAAGTCGAGCCTGGAAAACTAATTACAGAGTCTTCCCCGCTGAGACTGCCAACAGAGTTGCTCATTTTCATGATTTCCAGACCATTTAGAATGGCATTTGGATACACATTGGCTAAGTTTGCTGGGCCAATACTCACAAGAAGTATGTCATTCTTGATCAATCCTGTAACAGAGTCCATATAGTATGGAGTGCCCAGAGCATTAGAAAGTCGAACACTAAGATCCAGATCCCGAACAACCAGCCACGAGTCAACATAAACATTGAAATAAAGTTGGTGTAGAGATTTGCTCACAATGTCACAGAAGTGAAACCGAACAAGGTACTGAAACTCAGGATCAACTTTAAACCTCCATGTCACATTGAAGTTGCTGTTTGGATTGTCCTTCGAGTTCATCTCCATGAGAGTACCATAGACAACATTTGGAGCGATCTCCGGCGCTGCGCCTTCAGGGCTGTATTTAACAGCGGGAATGTTCGAGAAACTTGTTGCAGAATTCTTATTTACTAGAAAGCTTCCATCAGAAACCCAATTCCGTGTAAGAGGATCTTTATCAGGAGCAACTTTTGGGCCACCCACATTAACTCTAGCAACAGTCTCATATGCTAGAGTAGTCAGCCCTTGAAATTTACCAGATGGTTCTAACAAAGTGGCTTCATCAACAATGAGAATGTCAGGAACAGAGACAACTTCAATGGCGTTCACATATGCAATGGAGCCAATAACAGGAGCAAAGATAACTTCAAGAGTATCTGATTTCACATCCACAGAGAATTCTTTGACTATGGGATCCTTCTCTACAACCAAATCTCTCAGCAGAACAAAGTTTTGAGTTGAAACACTAAAATTTGCAGCACTCATATTGAAGCTAGAAAACACAAATGGATAGAAATAGAGGCGGATCCAATGCCTTCCGGTTTTCTGTATTGGAAACGTGAATTTTGATGTTCCAGTAAAGATTCTAGCAGTTTCGAACAGCGCTGAATCATTAGAAGACGAGGCAGGAACTGAAGATGTATTAGCCGAAATGGTTTCTGGagtggaaagaaaatttgaagccaAATTATCGGCCATGAAAACACGGTTACCCACAGACACATTCCCGGAAGATCCACAGTCAATGAGATAATTATCTACCGGattaaacaaacaagaaatgtAAGGAAAAAACGAAATCAACAAACCACCCCAGAGGAGTAATCCAAATCTTCTTCTACAATCCATCGCTACAAGTTTCAATAGCTAATCGAGAAAAAGGACCAGAAACAGAACCTGATTCGAAACAACTTTTGAAACTAGGGTTTACAATGGAAGAACAATCAATAGAATGCGTTTTCAATCAGAATCCAAGAAAACGACCGAGAAATTAGCACTTTGTTTATcataaaaaatccaaatagTGATAGAACCAGATGTATATTCCTCAGCAGGAGGCAAATCTGAAGCAAACAGAGAAGCAACAGTGAATCAAAGTACAATAAATCTGAAAAACCACCAACTGGGTCGAAGTTGTAGGTTTAAAAGCAGATAGATACCCTTCCATTACTACTTGCGATAAGAgcagaacaaaaacaaaagaacaatgaAGAATCTCAGAGGAGAAAGCGAGCTAGAACGCGGAAAGAGACAGCCAAGTTCTCAGACAGCTGACTTCGTTCTGgcaaaatccaaaataatgaAGTTCATCCCTGAAGGTAAGAAAGTGACAATAAAGAGGTAAAATGAACgcagagaaatggaagaacaaCAGTAGGGCTTTAATGGCGGGATTGAAAAGTAACAGAAAGATATTTAGTGATTGAAAAGACGAAGTTGCAGAAGTTGGGTGAACTGATTTCAGAAACGAACAAGAGAAATTGACGAGAAATGAAAAgcagaaattaaattaagctTAAAATAAGATCGGCATTTGGCAGCGTGCTATGGTCAAGAAATTCGATCCGAAgcaattttgttaaaaaattgagCGCTCAAGAACAGAGGTTGAGCCGTCCATCACGAGGCAGTCATTTGGGAGCACATGGATTATTCGGTTCTTTGGGTCCGAGTTCTTTTTGATATTCAAGCTGTATTGATGACCACACAAGCCAAATCCTCATATTTTCCGAACCAAGGTTATAACCCACTGACTAAGTTAGTTATGAGAAATTTAGACTTCATGGACAACATCGACACAGGCTCGAAACTCAAGTCATGTCTCAAAAAACTGTATTAGAAAACGTGAGCTAAGAAATATGTCGAAGACAAtattataagctaaaagcgaTTAGTTAATAACAACGGGTTTGATAGCATAGAACTCTTGGCGAAAAAGTAACAACTAATCATATCCCTCTACAGTACATTTTTTTGGCATTTTAGCTCAGACAACACGTCCTAAACAAACACGGTCGAGATATCCAATATGTAGCAATAGACAACATACATTTGACAAGTATGACTGTGACAATTAGCACATGTGTTTTCCACTTAGTGAGAAAAGACTTTTTCGAACTAAGTAGAGTTTGTTCGATCTcttatacatttaaaaattagaggCTTATAGTTCTAATATGTTGGTAGTATGGACGTGTTGATAacaatcacggtgttccaaattgATCTATTggcaagaagattcaaaaaaatatgtcaacaacagaattcaAAGCCCTATGGGCTGAAGgctcaattgatttcaaacctgTTGCATTAGTCAAGAAgaactatgtttaatttcataaattatgttagagtcaaatggtcaatttgacttattctttgcggagattaaaggggatcgggaataaatctCGTCCACAAACagtcttttgtcgggagactataaatacccaatatgttatgtaaaattcagatgggtggatgaatgtaattcggATCTCAAATTAAGACATTTCCCTTACAAATAcagcatcatatttgccatttatAAGTTTCAACccattcttgtggtagaattgcactccagccattcaatcaagccttgataaGTTAGATGGTGGAgggactcaatttagaacaaggtttccaaatcttgcttttgtATCTTCGAtcgtaatctaattctagttTTATCTCTTGGTTAATCCAAatggaggtgttaattactttgattcaaaggttgttgcttcaacaaaaacttggatcgttgggctgaggattagggttgccttatctcATATATAAGCTCGTGTTATTATTGACCGCAAATACGAACATGCCACAATTAATTGTTTGGCTAGATAAAAGGCAAGCTAGAACTCAATCCAACATTtatactttaaataaatattttattttatccatttatttattttttcctataAATAACTATTAATACGTGGAAATAAAACGTCACAAAATTTTGACATAAgaccaaaaacaataaaaccaTTGGACGAAACAACATGTAAGCCATGTTTGGAATAACtcattaaaaagtatttttaataattaaaaaaaaaatcaaatttcctatagaaatatttattaatttaaaattattttcttataactaaatatttttttttatttattaccttAAATATCCATTTTCAAGAAGTCAAAATGGGTTTAAAATaatcaactaaaaatatatttaaaaaaatacgtagaaaaaaaaaaaatgacaatttataatttcataataaagaaatcgtatttataattaataatatctttatatattgtgcaattaaattttttattaattgttttaataGATTAATCATTTACTATAAGTTGGAGTAAGTTGCCAACCTACCCCAACTAGACCACgtagatattaaaatatacacgtggcttttaattttttttaagctaaTTTTTCCACTATTGTGTTTTTTAATTGCATTACCACCCAACACGCTttcttaatataataaatattcaaagtaTATTCTTTAAAATCCTTAAAATTCCTGCTACGCTAATGAAATTAGCGTTCGTGTATAactcatttcatttatatgcGGTACATCTCTGGAAGATctcgagagaaaaaaaatattctaattatcataattatttgtaacaaacataaattatctgtaattgtaacccaccgctaataaatagtgtctattttaatttacaatgGCGGTGAACTTCACTTCCAACCAGACTCATGTACCGACATCATTCATAGTGATAACAAGAACACAAATGTCTGCAGCTGTTCGTGTAAAGCTGACGAATCCGctcgaaagaaaaacatgacGAGGACTTACATGTCCAAAACTTCAACGccttatgaaaaaaatcaaccaTTTTGGGCAGCTGGTGGGAGTTGCGCCATACATCATGTCTTTCCAAAATGGacatttattctttcttttgtatttactttttttttttcttttctttttattaattattcaaagCGTAGAAAAATATAGCGCAACTGACGgtggttttaaattattaaatgcatgttgaaaaatgaaaataataataataataataatatttatgttgtCCATCCTTAATCGAGCTTTGAAGTTGATTGAAAGTTGCAAGGGAGAGGATCCCGAGTGAGAGGATTGTACTTGAAAATGGAAGCTCGAGTGACCTTCAACAAATGGCACCTGTACCCAAAACCTTCACGTGTTAAGAGATTACaactctctctatttttcaCGTGTAGTGACTAGGCGGGGGTGATTGTTTACCAAATACACAGATTTTTGCAAAGTCTTAAGATCATGTATGAGGGTCGATGCTTGCCCAGCATCGAAAGGTCAAGGAAGTTGGTGATATGATGATAGAAAAACCAACGATCAAAGCCCTGGTGCGCGGCGATTGTAACTATAACTGTTCTAAGGTAGTAAACTTCCACGTTGAATAAGTTTCGATACTCACCAAAGTCATAAACAATTTAACCATTATCTTAGAATGAAGCTAGGTGAAATAGACATATACGAGAAAATGCATACTATTTATACCTAAATAGGAATACCTATAAAGCTTAATTGAATTGACTTTGATAATTATATTGGAGCCGTCTTATTatataaatgttaaattaataaaaatacacttgaattttatatttacttaaaaaatactacTAAATTTTTAACCGTTTTGATAGTACATACATTCAAACAAGTCTAAAAAATTACCGTTCAATTTAAAAAGTACCCTGACCGTTAGTAcaacatttcaaaaataatattgaaaagtttgaagatAATCTATGAAGTATCGATAGACAGTTTTCATCCATATATTGACGTTTTTAACCTACTTTTTAATAAAGGTAAACGAtgttaatgttacttttaaaatttcatggttAGTTTTTTAAGCATAGTATAAATTATGAGAGTAGTTAAAGGTCGTgaatctttattttaaaataaaattaaaataaatatatatatattattgaaggTTTTAaaggttaatatttttattaatttaaatatattattggtGGTGGGGCTGTTTTGAGCATTTGGgagatttgatttgattggatGGTGGGTCAGCAGTTATGGTTGTTTGAGGACATTCAACAAACAGGTAGTGGGTGAGACGAGGATGTCAAACCAAGCCCCCACCACGACGGTATTTGTTGGCCTCTTCCCACTTTAATTCACCCCGCCCCCATTGCTCACTTTTGCCACCTCAGGTGCAACATTTTTGCTTACAAGTCACCTCGACCGTTCGAGTCCGAGTGATACTTCATAACATCGAGCACAATCACTTGTTGATTACAACTAAACGAGAtaacataagaaaaatataaagacgGCTAAAACTATAATGCTAAAATTTGAATCCACATCGTAGGTTATAATGGTCTAAGCTCACGCGGTTAGTGGGGCTTCTCTTCCGGGCTTTCCCTCGagatttttgggctttcccttatggGCTTCTCCATTAAGAGTCTtagggaaaagttttcacacccttataaatggtgtttcgttTGCtactccaatcaatgtgagatgtCACATAGGTCTTTTTTCGTTTGCTTTGCATGAACAAATTTGGAAGTACAAAATGATCGTTATGTCTCCCTCAACGAGTTTCACGTAGGGTTAGGTAAGCAAAGAAAACATGGTTCAAACATTGATACATTGATTCATGGCTCGTAAGCTCACTACGTTACATGAAACAGACTTCAGAAGTCCACATTGTTAGAAATCATCGATCttcataatgatatgatattgtccactttgagcgtaaactctcatgactttgctctGTGCTTCCTCAAAATGCcccataccaatggagagagtattatttgattataaatctatcatcattccctaaattagccgatgtgagacttttaTCATCTAACACACGTAAGAATTAGGGATTAGGTAATATAAGTTGGCGTATGTCAATTAATGGGTATTACGTGGTTACTAGTCACAACAGACTGTTCCCATTTACAAGTAAAATGAGGTGTCGTATAAAAAAGGATAGGCTGTAACATGTCCTGAATTACGAGTTACGAGTCATTTGTGGCATTTTTCTAAGATTGCACGTGTTCataatctaatatttttaaagattttaccCATGCTCatggatttaattttaaataaaaaaaattaaaatagtgtATTATAATGTATATAATGCCAAATTATGgataaatggtgaaaataaaGGCCCAAAGAGGTTGAGGAAAGCCCTGTAGGCCTTAGGTCCACAAAATCATCCAATCGCAAAGCGAAGGGAAAGGGCGAAGACTGCGTTTCGCTGCATCACGGTCGCAGACCGACGTTCTTTTCTTCATCCTATAAATACTGTATCACTACCCGaattttgttcctttctctctcttcattttcctATACATCTCTCATCTGAATTAGGGCACACAAACACGATCTTTGTTTCTGAACCAGACATCTCTCCGATCTGCTATTCAGGTTATTTCCTATCTCtgattttttcttattcagATTTACTCGTTTCGATTTGTTATGAATTCGATTCCtgatcttctccttctcgTCACTTCTTCTTCACTGTTCGTCAAATCCTCTGTTCATCTACATTGCCGATCCTAGGGTTTCGGGATTTACTTTCAAGTTCTCGTCGGATGTGGTTCTTTTCTGATGGATTATTAAGTTTGAACTAGTTGAAACTGCGTGTGGTTTAGAAGGACCAGTACAGAAACACTACAATATTTCTcggtttgtttttaatattcttgTTTCGATAGTTGTGGGAGAAGAATTCACTGACTGAATATCTATATCTCGACCTCCCTATGTTTCTCTTGGATTTCCTGAACAAATGCTTTTCAGTAGATGCAGTTAGTCATTTATATGTATAGATGACAATATCGTGTTTGTCTATGGAGGATTCTCAAGAGTTTCGCCCGCTTTTAGACATACAATATCTTTCGAGCTACTGATAGGTTTCCTTATGGCTTGAAGTCAGTTGCACGTTACTTTTAGTAGTTACACGGGCGCTCATTCATGTTAAacccatgtttttttttttcttttttcatttctgttcGACTTCTCTGGCCGCACGTCTTAGTTTTAGAAGCCGCCTAGATTCCAGTGACTGTGAGATTGCAAAACGAAACTCAGTTCTAAAAGTGGATGTACATATTTGAAGCATATCTGCACTCCTTGTTTATCATATTTTACGGACTCTACAGCTGGGTTTAGTTTTGGAatgtttttcttacttttGGGCTTACTCTTATACTGTACTGTTATTTTTCAGGGTGTCATTTGATTAGCGATAAAGCTTTACAAATAGCTTCTCTATCTTTTGGCTTCTCAAGACGGGAACGGCTGTTTCTATGAAGGAatgaaattttcataatttatattactCTCACCTCATGCCATGTCGGGTTTACTTAATGTACTGTCCGCAAtctacatttttctttaagaTTGCATTGGAACATGTGTATTGGGTTGAGTTACATATTATTTCTTGAAGTTTATTACAGATACTGTCATGCGTTACCAGATTCTGGCAGTGGCGTTGATCTTTCAGAAACTAAGAAATCCTAACCctagttgttgttgttgtttttaagTTCATAGTCTAGTTAGGATTTCAGTTTTAATTGgctcaatatttttttgttaggtaAGAACGTATCTCTTTCAATTATAGAAATTCCATTCAATCGTTTCCAATGTTCTCATTCGGTTTTTGGTTGTTCTAGGTTAAttgaatcttatttttataacaatCTGCTAAATGAGCACGAGCCTTTATTGTGTTAACTTATTTTGACATAGTCTTGTGCATTTTTGTTGATGTTGGTGCTGTTTCACGTGCCTTCATTCtttatgataaataatttatcttCTTCTCCCTTTTATGTTGATACATTGAAATTCTACTGTAAACTTTTGTGATTCAAGTTCAAATTTGCACAATAGTagatgatttttaaattttcaaagctctTGTTCTTCGCAGTCATCTGTTAATGGATCAGCTTCAAATCTTCCAGATGGTACTGGGCGATCTTTTGCTAACTCATTTTCTGGTCAGTCTGGTGCAGCTTCCCCTGTTTTTCATCACTCCGGTAGGTGAATGTGTCTTAGAGTTGTGTAGTTTTCactcaaatttatgaaattgagAGGTCTCAATTTCAGGAACTATCCAAGGGTTGCACAACATTCACGGAAACTTCAATCTTCAGAACATGTCAGGTGCACTAACTTCAAGAAattcaacaataaataatgttCCATCTGGTGGGGTG carries:
- the LOC111794404 gene encoding receptor-like protein kinase HERK 1 — protein: MDCRRRFGLLLWGGLLISFFPYISCLFNPVDNYLIDCGSSGNVSVGNRVFMADNLASNFLSTPETISANTSSVPASSSNDSALFETARIFTGTSKFTFPIQKTGRHWIRLYFYPFVFSSFNMSAANFSVSTQNFVLLRDLVVEKDPIVKEFSVDVKSDTLEVIFAPVIGSIAYVNAIEVVSVPDILIVDEATLLEPSGKFQGLTTLAYETVARVNVGGPKVAPDKDPLTRNWVSDGSFLVNKNSATSFSNIPAVKYSPEGAAPEIAPNVVYGTLMEMNSKDNPNSNFNVTWRFKVDPEFQYLVRFHFCDIVSKSLHQLYFNVYVDSWLVVRDLDLSVRLSNALGTPYYMDSVTGLIKNDILLVSIGPANLANVYPNAILNGLEIMKMSNSVGSLSGEDSVISFPGSTSSNKHVGVIIGVVIGAFVAAILVGVLFVLCRRKRKGMHQAPTKSWISISTAGGMSHTMGSKYSNGTITSAASNYGYRIPFATVQEATNNFDESWVIGIGGFGKVYKGVLNDGTKIAAKRGNPRSQQGLAEFQTEIEMLSQFRHRHLVSLIGYCDERNEMILIYEYMEQGTLKSHLYGSDFPSLSWKERLEVCIGAARGLHYLHTGYAKPVIHRDVKSANILLDENLMAKVADFGLSKTGPDLDQTHVSTAVKGSFGYLDPEYFRRQQLTEKSDVYSFGVVLFEVLCARPVIDPTLPREMVNLAEWAMKWQKKGQLDQIIDSTLVGKIRATSLRKFGETAEKCLADYGVDRPSMGDVLWNLEYALQLQEAIIEVDPEDNSTNMIGELSPQINNFNDIETGASATQFNVPGVDDLSGVSMSRVFSQLVKSEGR